A genomic stretch from Erwinia sp. E_sp_B01_1 includes:
- a CDS encoding LacI family DNA-binding transcriptional regulator, whose protein sequence is MKNMTLERLAEKAGVGVATVDRVLNERGGVSPRTMQKVLQAAREAGLNRILPEEHRQAWQVEVLLSGNDSFFFKQLANDFAAVATALGYRRLVLHRTFVPESRPDKLAALIVERSKKRDGLIVFAYEHPAIYEALQLCKQREVPVITLVTDLQGADRLCHVGINQLQAGRTAGLMMGSMVKQEGEVIVVSGRFEYRAHQQRVQGFRDVLEQRFPAIRLREVLAGQESRITISKLLEKQLIQSGQVVGLYNTGLGNTEISQALARHRLTDSCTLITHELYATTRALFARKVLALTLDQNTGRHAQLAVDILLRYLEAGEEPDDLDTGKVTFMLYTQENYE, encoded by the coding sequence GTGAAAAACATGACTCTGGAGAGGCTGGCTGAAAAGGCTGGCGTGGGCGTCGCCACGGTGGATCGTGTGCTCAACGAGCGCGGCGGTGTCTCACCCCGCACCATGCAGAAAGTGTTGCAGGCGGCGCGCGAGGCTGGGTTGAACCGCATTCTGCCGGAAGAACACCGTCAGGCCTGGCAGGTGGAGGTGCTGCTGAGCGGTAACGACTCCTTTTTCTTCAAACAGCTCGCCAATGATTTTGCGGCGGTAGCCACGGCGCTGGGTTATCGACGCCTTGTCCTGCACCGGACTTTTGTCCCTGAATCCCGTCCAGACAAGCTTGCGGCACTGATCGTTGAACGCAGTAAAAAGCGCGACGGGCTGATTGTTTTTGCCTATGAACATCCGGCGATCTACGAGGCTTTGCAGCTTTGTAAACAGCGCGAGGTGCCGGTGATCACTCTGGTAACTGATTTGCAGGGAGCCGACAGGTTATGTCACGTAGGCATCAACCAGTTACAGGCAGGAAGGACTGCCGGGCTGATGATGGGCAGTATGGTGAAACAGGAAGGCGAGGTGATCGTGGTTAGCGGGCGGTTTGAATACCGTGCGCATCAGCAGCGTGTACAGGGTTTTCGCGATGTGCTGGAACAGCGCTTTCCGGCGATAAGGCTGCGCGAGGTGCTGGCAGGTCAGGAGAGCCGGATCACCATCAGCAAGCTGCTGGAAAAACAGTTAATACAGTCCGGACAAGTCGTTGGTTTATATAATACCGGGCTGGGTAATACCGAAATCAGTCAGGCACTGGCACGCCACCGTCTGACCGACTCCTGCACGTTGATCACCCATGAACTTTACGCAACGACCAGAGCCCTGTTTGCCCGTAAAGTGCTGGCACTGACGCTGGATCAAAATACCGGGCGTCATGCACAGCTTGCAGTTGATATTCTGCTGCGGTATCTGGAAGCCGGTGAAGAGCCGGACGACCTGGATACAGGTAAGGTGACTTTTATGCTCTATACACAGGAAAATTATGAATGA
- a CDS encoding gluconate 2-dehydrogenase subunit 3 family protein yields the protein MKRREFLTSMAALGVATSLPAAQAEVINGGQPWEAGKVNTPPSPPRKGGLQYLTRHEFDTVGSIAEHFIPADNLSISGKEAGCATFIDRQLAGDYGNAVAVYRLGRFVKGTPEQGQQSIQTPAERYRHGLAALDNATLQQYGKTFVELDASRQEQILHLMEADKFDLGPGVETKVFFELLLQNVREGFLSDPLYGGNKEMASWKMLGFPGARYDFRDLLSKKGQKLTIIPTSLIDNTL from the coding sequence ATGAAACGCAGAGAGTTCCTCACCTCAATGGCGGCATTGGGCGTGGCTACGTCACTACCTGCCGCCCAGGCAGAAGTGATAAATGGCGGACAGCCATGGGAAGCAGGAAAAGTAAACACACCCCCGTCCCCTCCAAGAAAAGGTGGACTGCAATATCTTACCCGGCATGAATTCGACACTGTGGGTAGCATTGCAGAACACTTTATTCCGGCCGACAACCTCAGCATCAGCGGTAAAGAAGCCGGATGCGCCACCTTTATCGATCGGCAACTGGCCGGTGATTATGGCAATGCGGTTGCGGTCTATCGTCTGGGGCGGTTTGTGAAAGGCACGCCAGAACAGGGACAGCAGTCAATACAGACGCCGGCTGAACGTTACCGGCATGGTCTGGCTGCTCTGGATAACGCCACTCTTCAGCAGTATGGCAAAACCTTTGTTGAACTGGACGCCTCCCGGCAGGAACAGATCCTGCATTTGATGGAAGCTGACAAGTTTGATCTTGGTCCCGGGGTGGAAACAAAAGTTTTCTTCGAACTGTTGCTGCAAAACGTGCGGGAAGGTTTCCTTTCCGATCCGCTTTATGGAGGAAATAAAGAGATGGCCAGCTGGAAAATGTTGGGCTTCCCTGGCGCACGGTACGACTTTCGCGATCTGCTGAGTAAAAAAGGGCAGAAGCTGACGATCATTCCCACCAGCCTTATTGATAACACGCTCTGA
- a CDS encoding cytochrome c, with protein sequence MKKTTVLGSVAFIAAAVAAGLLWENGDTSADDIADTTILTSQKPAPADAEAVARGKYIAMAGDCVACHTAPGSKNVFAGGYSISTPFGGIFASNITPDPQTGIGNWTEHDFYRAVRHGKGKEGENLYPAMPYNAYVKVSDQDMHDLWMYMRSVEPVHYKVPDTNLGFPYNIRLAMMGWNLLFFKNSGYNADTSQSEEWNRGAYLVEGLEHCSACHTPKNLLGGDTGAWLQGSNLAEWHAPDITSNSYTGIGSWNQQQIVDYLKLGSNHVAVASGPMAEAVTNSTQYLTDEDLRAIAVYLKSQPDSGTQKPQPVARETAQMRMGENVYSANCTACHNSDGKGIPNLAASLAGNPGLMAVDSSTIITTILQGGRGAVTQGNPTSGAMPAFAWKLSDEQVAAAATYLRNSWGNAAPPVKPEEVEKAREILKMPAQMNVH encoded by the coding sequence ATGAAAAAAACCACAGTTTTAGGCAGTGTTGCCTTCATCGCAGCGGCTGTTGCAGCTGGGCTGCTTTGGGAAAACGGAGATACCAGCGCTGATGACATTGCAGATACCACCATTCTGACCAGTCAAAAGCCAGCACCGGCAGATGCTGAAGCCGTAGCCCGGGGCAAGTATATTGCCATGGCCGGGGATTGTGTAGCCTGCCATACAGCACCCGGGAGCAAAAATGTATTTGCCGGTGGCTACTCAATAAGTACGCCGTTTGGCGGGATCTTTGCCAGCAACATTACCCCGGATCCGCAAACCGGCATAGGTAACTGGACAGAGCATGATTTCTATCGTGCGGTGCGTCATGGCAAAGGAAAAGAGGGAGAGAACCTCTATCCGGCAATGCCTTACAATGCTTATGTCAAAGTCAGCGATCAAGATATGCATGACCTCTGGATGTATATGCGCTCGGTCGAGCCCGTTCATTATAAAGTGCCGGACACTAATCTCGGTTTTCCTTATAACATCCGTCTGGCGATGATGGGCTGGAATCTGCTGTTCTTTAAAAACAGCGGTTACAATGCTGATACTTCTCAGTCTGAAGAGTGGAATCGCGGGGCCTACCTCGTTGAGGGCCTCGAGCATTGCAGCGCCTGCCATACACCCAAAAACCTTCTTGGCGGTGATACGGGTGCATGGCTACAGGGGAGCAACCTGGCAGAGTGGCATGCACCGGATATTACCTCAAACAGTTACACAGGGATCGGAAGCTGGAATCAGCAGCAGATTGTTGATTATCTGAAACTGGGGAGCAACCATGTTGCCGTTGCATCGGGCCCGATGGCTGAAGCGGTGACCAATTCTACCCAGTATCTGACGGATGAGGATTTACGTGCTATTGCTGTATACCTGAAATCCCAACCTGATTCAGGCACGCAAAAACCGCAGCCGGTGGCCAGGGAGACTGCGCAGATGAGAATGGGTGAAAATGTCTACTCAGCCAACTGCACGGCGTGCCATAACAGCGACGGTAAAGGCATTCCCAATCTGGCTGCAAGCCTGGCAGGAAATCCGGGACTGATGGCCGTTGACTCTTCAACCATCATTACCACCATTTTGCAGGGTGGACGTGGAGCTGTAACGCAGGGAAACCCAACCAGTGGCGCTATGCCCGCCTTTGCCTGGAAGCTCTCTGACGAACAGGTCGCTGCTGCAGCAACCTATTTACGTAACAGTTGGGGCAATGCCGCGCCTCCGGTTAAACCAGAGGAAGTGGAAAAAGCCCGCGAGATTTTGAAAATGCCTGCACAGATGAACGTTCACTAA
- a CDS encoding DUF4142 domain-containing protein, which yields MQKSQSLKRLLALSAVAVMFGTAGVQAQTPVSTAQSSATGQTGSSTRLSSGDEKALKDMAQANINEIAAARIALSKAQSTEVKTFAQQMVDDHGSALTKVQAVARQKGVALPTEPDAMHKEMAAMLEKQSGGAFDKMYMENAGTKDHMMVLSKLKSDSKMIKDPDVKALADAHTPVVEQHLKSARQMSM from the coding sequence ATGCAAAAGAGTCAATCCCTGAAAAGATTGCTAGCCTTATCGGCAGTAGCAGTGATGTTCGGTACCGCTGGCGTGCAAGCCCAGACGCCGGTGAGCACCGCGCAGAGCAGTGCCACAGGCCAGACCGGATCGAGTACCAGGCTCAGCTCCGGCGATGAAAAAGCGCTGAAGGACATGGCACAGGCCAATATCAATGAAATCGCTGCCGCCAGGATTGCGCTGAGCAAGGCTCAAAGCACCGAAGTCAAAACATTTGCTCAGCAGATGGTTGATGACCACGGTAGTGCCCTGACTAAGGTACAGGCGGTCGCCCGGCAAAAGGGCGTGGCACTGCCCACAGAGCCGGACGCCATGCACAAGGAGATGGCCGCCATGCTGGAAAAGCAGAGCGGCGGCGCATTTGACAAGATGTATATGGAAAACGCTGGCACCAAAGACCATATGATGGTGCTGTCGAAGCTGAAGAGTGACTCGAAGATGATCAAGGATCCGGATGTGAAGGCTCTGGCCGACGCGCATACGCCGGTCGTTGAGCAGCATCTCAAGTCCGCCCGGCAGATGTCAATGTAA
- the panB gene encoding 3-methyl-2-oxobutanoate hydroxymethyltransferase — protein sequence MSSVTLTHLKNLKQRGEKITMLTCYDATFAHELSTAGVEMLLIGDTLGMILQGHDSTLPVRLEDMVYHTACVKRGNNGGFIIADLSFMTCSSPEQALHSSAQLMQAGAQMVKIEGGEWLCDTVRQLTRNGIPVCAHIGLTPQSVNVFGGFKVQGRDSLQAAALVDTAKKLEEAGAAMVLVEAVPASLGRALSGAVSVPVIGIGAGPDTDGQVLVLHDMLGLSITGRAPKFVKNFMKGQHDIQGALKSYIAAVKDGSFPSAEHCYSE from the coding sequence ATGTCATCAGTCACACTGACACATCTGAAAAACCTCAAGCAGCGCGGCGAGAAAATCACCATGCTCACCTGCTACGACGCCACGTTTGCACACGAGCTGAGCACGGCAGGCGTTGAGATGCTTCTTATCGGCGATACGCTGGGAATGATCCTGCAGGGCCATGACAGCACCCTGCCGGTCAGGCTGGAAGATATGGTTTATCACACGGCCTGCGTTAAGCGCGGAAACAACGGCGGCTTCATCATAGCCGACCTTTCATTCATGACCTGTTCTTCGCCTGAGCAGGCACTGCACAGCTCCGCGCAGTTAATGCAGGCCGGTGCGCAGATGGTCAAGATTGAAGGTGGAGAGTGGCTGTGCGACACAGTGCGTCAGCTGACGCGTAACGGTATACCAGTTTGCGCCCATATTGGACTCACCCCTCAGTCGGTTAACGTCTTTGGCGGTTTTAAAGTGCAGGGACGTGACAGCCTTCAGGCGGCCGCACTGGTCGACACCGCGAAAAAGCTTGAAGAAGCCGGCGCGGCAATGGTGCTGGTTGAAGCCGTCCCCGCTTCGCTGGGCAGAGCGCTGAGCGGGGCTGTGTCCGTACCAGTCATCGGCATTGGCGCTGGCCCGGATACAGATGGACAGGTTTTAGTGCTGCACGACATGCTCGGCCTGAGCATCACCGGCAGGGCCCCGAAATTCGTCAAAAACTTTATGAAAGGACAGCACGACATTCAGGGCGCGTTAAAAAGTTACATTGCCGCCGTCAAAGACGGCAGCTTCCCGTCGGCGGAGCACTGCTACTCAGAATAA
- a CDS encoding Lrp/AsnC family transcriptional regulator — protein sequence MDRTDCNILAELQKDGRLSLTDLAERVGISLSSCQRRVRALEQEGVISGYRAHLDPARFGLNFSAIVFVTLRDGDRQAVAAFEAAVEEIPQIIQAQRLFGDPDYLLHVITRDLPAFQELYDEKLSGISGVQRLTSTLVMKTVVKDRALPV from the coding sequence ATGGACAGAACAGACTGCAATATTCTTGCAGAGCTTCAGAAGGACGGGCGGCTTTCGCTCACTGACCTGGCGGAACGGGTGGGGATCAGCCTGTCATCATGCCAGCGCCGGGTCAGAGCCCTTGAGCAGGAAGGGGTAATCAGCGGCTACCGGGCGCATCTGGATCCGGCCAGATTCGGGCTGAACTTTTCAGCCATAGTTTTCGTCACACTGCGCGATGGAGACCGACAGGCGGTCGCCGCCTTCGAGGCGGCAGTAGAGGAGATACCGCAAATTATTCAGGCGCAGCGACTGTTTGGCGATCCGGATTATCTGCTTCATGTTATCACCCGTGACCTGCCGGCTTTTCAGGAGCTGTATGATGAAAAACTCTCTGGTATCTCAGGTGTGCAGCGGCTTACCTCAACACTGGTTATGAAAACGGTTGTGAAAGATCGCGCGCTGCCTGTCTGA
- a CDS encoding lysozyme inhibitor LprI family protein: MNKFNPLSVFFALTLSFSLNSYAESNAQSIVENKDVTACTEKYGDNNSECLTSVSESAERKLNAAYQDKLNEISNYDFSQWWMGDKNQREDMKNAFIRSQELWLKYRQDYCNAASAGAEGIDGYSSVMLSCQMNLGLRRIEEIKMVHPNLSDG, translated from the coding sequence ATGAATAAATTCAACCCATTGAGTGTATTTTTTGCTCTGACTTTATCCTTCTCATTAAATTCATATGCAGAATCTAATGCGCAGAGCATTGTGGAAAATAAAGATGTTACCGCCTGCACAGAAAAATATGGCGATAATAATAGTGAGTGTTTGACTTCCGTGAGTGAATCTGCAGAAAGAAAACTAAATGCAGCCTACCAGGATAAGTTAAATGAAATCTCCAATTACGATTTCAGCCAGTGGTGGATGGGTGATAAAAATCAAAGGGAAGACATGAAAAATGCCTTTATCCGAAGCCAGGAACTATGGTTGAAATATCGTCAGGATTACTGCAATGCGGCCAGCGCTGGTGCTGAAGGGATTGATGGTTACAGTTCAGTAATGCTAAGTTGTCAGATGAATCTGGGGTTAAGACGAATTGAAGAAATTAAGATGGTACATCCAAATCTTTCAGACGGTTAA
- a CDS encoding LysE family translocator, which produces MSLSMFAAFWAVSVLFVITPGADWAYAISAGIQGRRVVPAVAGMLSGHLVATLIVAAGVGSVIAGTPGVLTFLTVAGAAYLLWLGLGMLRHPTAPAAEQNDDAGLPLKWALKGFCISGLNPKVFLLFLALLPQFTDVHAAWPLPLQMIALGLVHVVSCGVVYLLVGYGSGRVLGTRPRAAQNVSRMSGALMIIIAALLLAEQLL; this is translated from the coding sequence ATGTCACTGAGTATGTTCGCCGCCTTCTGGGCTGTTTCCGTGCTTTTCGTAATCACGCCCGGCGCCGACTGGGCTTACGCCATTTCAGCCGGCATCCAGGGACGCCGGGTTGTGCCGGCAGTTGCCGGCATGCTGAGCGGCCATCTTGTTGCAACGCTCATAGTGGCAGCGGGGGTCGGCTCAGTCATTGCAGGCACGCCGGGCGTACTGACGTTCCTGACCGTAGCCGGGGCGGCCTATCTGCTCTGGCTCGGCCTCGGCATGTTGCGCCATCCGACAGCGCCGGCGGCGGAGCAGAATGATGATGCAGGTTTGCCACTGAAATGGGCGCTCAAGGGCTTTTGCATCAGCGGGCTAAATCCGAAGGTTTTTCTGCTGTTTCTGGCCCTGCTGCCCCAGTTCACTGACGTCCACGCTGCCTGGCCGCTTCCACTGCAGATGATCGCGCTGGGGCTGGTGCATGTGGTTAGCTGCGGCGTGGTCTACCTGCTTGTGGGGTATGGCTCCGGTAGGGTGCTTGGGACGCGACCGCGCGCCGCACAGAATGTCAGCCGGATGTCGGGCGCCCTGATGATCATTATTGCGGCCCTGCTGCTGGCAGAGCAGCTTCTCTGA
- a CDS encoding NUDIX domain-containing protein, with amino-acid sequence MSDNQTIRIASAIITDALGRCLLVRKRGTTHFIQPGGKMEPDESPVAALTRELQEELNLNLTGQNISYVGRFTDEAINEPARVVIAEIYQSVIGATDLKPAAEIEEVIWYYPDSPQSILLAPLTENQLMPLIATLHQNISTPLRE; translated from the coding sequence ATGAGCGACAATCAGACTATCCGTATCGCCTCTGCCATTATTACTGACGCATTGGGGCGCTGTCTTCTGGTCAGAAAACGTGGCACAACGCACTTTATTCAGCCTGGCGGGAAAATGGAACCCGATGAATCACCGGTAGCGGCCTTAACTCGTGAATTGCAGGAAGAACTGAATCTCAACCTGACCGGTCAAAATATCAGTTATGTTGGGCGGTTTACGGATGAAGCGATAAACGAGCCGGCTCGCGTCGTTATTGCTGAGATTTATCAGAGCGTTATTGGGGCAACCGATTTGAAGCCTGCAGCGGAAATTGAAGAGGTTATATGGTATTACCCTGACAGTCCGCAATCGATATTGCTGGCCCCGCTTACAGAAAATCAGCTGATGCCACTGATAGCAACTTTGCACCAGAATATTTCAACACCGCTTCGGGAATAG
- a CDS encoding type 1 glutamine amidotransferase has product MRVHFIVHEEFEAPGAYETWARNHGHDVTYSRVYAGDKLPADAEGIDFLIVMGGPQDPVTTQEECPHFDAKGEQVLIASAVKTGKAVIGICLGSQLIGEALGAPFAHSPEKEIGKFPITLTEDGSKDEMFSHFARTLEVGHWHNDMPGLTPGAKIIAYSEGCPRQIVSYSDRVFGFQCHMELTLDVVELLIAHSEKDLSRAAEYRFVNTPDELRAHDYSEMNQVLFGFLDKLEARYKSA; this is encoded by the coding sequence ATGCGCGTACATTTCATCGTACATGAAGAATTTGAAGCACCTGGCGCCTACGAAACCTGGGCCAGAAATCACGGCCATGACGTGACTTACTCACGCGTTTACGCAGGTGATAAGCTGCCAGCGGACGCTGAAGGTATTGATTTCCTGATCGTGATGGGCGGCCCGCAGGATCCCGTCACTACACAGGAAGAGTGCCCGCACTTCGATGCTAAAGGTGAGCAGGTACTGATTGCTTCGGCGGTGAAAACCGGTAAAGCCGTGATCGGTATTTGCCTGGGCTCACAGCTGATCGGTGAAGCGCTGGGCGCGCCGTTCGCGCACAGCCCTGAAAAAGAGATTGGTAAATTTCCGATCACGCTGACAGAAGATGGCAGCAAGGATGAGATGTTCTCTCACTTTGCCCGGACGCTGGAAGTAGGTCACTGGCATAATGACATGCCGGGCCTGACCCCTGGTGCAAAAATCATTGCTTACAGCGAAGGTTGCCCGCGTCAGATCGTTTCATACTCAGATCGCGTGTTTGGCTTCCAGTGCCATATGGAACTGACGCTGGACGTTGTTGAGCTGCTGATTGCCCATTCAGAGAAAGACCTGAGCCGTGCAGCAGAATACCGCTTTGTTAACACGCCTGATGAACTTCGTGCGCACGATTACAGCGAAATGAATCAGGTGCTTTTTGGGTTCCTGGATAAGCTGGAAGCACGTTACAAATCAGCTTAA
- a CDS encoding LacI family DNA-binding transcriptional regulator, with translation MKKLTLQMLAEMAGVGVATVDRVLNDRGGVSPVTVRKVLQVARTAGLKRALPDEYRHPWQIEVFLSSNPSSFFTRLNNDLGAVANSLGYQRLTLHRTFIAESQPEVLARRIIESSEKRDGLIVFGHDYPVIHQALAYCHHKGLPVITFVTDIPEAKRLCHVGVNQYQAGRTAGLLMSQTLGMKGDVIMVSGRIDYRAHRQRIEGFKDAMTSRSPEITLREVLAGQDQRDMIRTLLNSTLSLSGQVAGVYNTGVGNSQIKEILQRHGLLGRSRFITHELYSVTKALLNEDHALFTLDQNPHQHARLSIDLMLNHLDTGDLPDLYDDGKVELKIVTAENLN, from the coding sequence ATGAAAAAGTTAACCCTGCAAATGCTGGCTGAAATGGCAGGCGTAGGCGTGGCTACCGTGGACAGGGTGCTCAACGATCGGGGTGGGGTTTCCCCTGTAACGGTCCGAAAAGTGTTGCAGGTTGCCAGAACGGCCGGATTAAAACGTGCATTACCCGATGAGTATCGTCATCCCTGGCAAATTGAGGTTTTCCTCAGCAGCAATCCGTCCTCTTTTTTCACCCGGCTGAATAACGACTTAGGTGCAGTGGCAAATAGTCTGGGATATCAACGACTCACCCTGCACAGAACTTTTATTGCGGAATCACAACCTGAGGTGCTTGCGCGGCGAATTATAGAGAGCAGCGAGAAACGGGATGGCCTGATCGTATTTGGTCACGACTATCCGGTTATCCATCAGGCACTGGCATACTGCCACCATAAAGGGTTACCGGTCATTACTTTTGTGACAGATATCCCTGAGGCAAAAAGACTTTGCCATGTTGGTGTCAACCAGTATCAGGCAGGCAGGACTGCCGGGTTGTTAATGAGTCAGACCCTTGGTATGAAAGGGGACGTCATCATGGTGAGTGGCAGGATCGATTACCGGGCGCACCGGCAGCGTATCGAAGGATTCAAAGATGCTATGACGAGCAGATCGCCAGAAATAACGCTGCGCGAAGTGCTTGCCGGCCAGGATCAGAGGGACATGATACGAACACTCCTGAATTCTACTCTCTCTTTATCTGGTCAGGTTGCCGGGGTCTACAACACAGGTGTTGGCAACAGTCAGATTAAAGAGATATTACAGCGGCATGGTTTGTTGGGGAGGAGTCGGTTTATTACCCATGAGCTTTATTCCGTGACAAAAGCCCTGTTGAATGAAGACCATGCCCTGTTCACGCTCGATCAAAATCCGCATCAACATGCCAGATTATCCATTGATTTGATGCTCAACCACCTCGATACCGGTGATTTACCCGATTTGTATGATGATGGCAAAGTTGAACTGAAAATTGTCACGGCTGAAAACCTGAACTAA
- the ptsJ gene encoding transcriptional regulator PtsJ: protein MKISGKTAGEVFDRIRAMIQAGELAPGTPLPTLRELAGELGINRNTVALAYKRLTDAGFVISRGRNGTLVRESITATDIEGSAPDLVLRDLASGNPSASVLPSVSQLAAHIRKTPGLYGEPVIRPEFETAGLEWLQPDLKTPFDLNLTNGAVDAVERVLASYLIAGDRVAVEDPCFLSSISTLRYSRLQAAPVAMDAEGMQIEALSRQLSAGVQAVIITPRAHNPTGFGLSAGRAEGIRTLLASYPQVLVIVDDHFSLLSTQDYHHIVPANSRNWVLIRSMSKFLGPDLRMAFVASDAETSQRLRQRLNAGTNWVSHILQDMAVGHMRSPDFQQSILTARDRYLGQRELLVTTLKKHGVTVSGHHDGLNVWVPLARHSATTVMQMAQRGWLVRGGEGFILDNACSGVRITISDLDAPETELIAKSLAGILAQQRQIQAKNMA from the coding sequence ATGAAAATAAGTGGCAAAACAGCAGGTGAAGTATTCGATCGGATCCGCGCAATGATTCAGGCTGGCGAACTTGCTCCCGGAACCCCGCTCCCTACGCTGCGCGAGTTGGCGGGTGAATTGGGCATTAATCGTAATACGGTAGCCCTTGCATATAAGCGCCTGACGGACGCCGGTTTTGTCATATCAAGAGGAAGAAACGGCACCCTTGTGCGCGAGTCCATCACGGCCACTGATATCGAAGGTAGCGCACCTGATTTGGTACTCCGTGATCTTGCCAGCGGCAATCCTTCAGCTTCTGTTCTGCCCTCAGTCAGCCAGCTTGCCGCGCATATCCGAAAAACACCGGGGCTGTATGGCGAACCCGTGATCCGCCCGGAATTTGAGACAGCGGGTCTGGAATGGCTTCAGCCCGATCTCAAAACGCCTTTTGATTTAAATCTGACTAACGGTGCTGTTGATGCCGTTGAAAGGGTACTTGCCAGCTACCTGATAGCAGGCGATCGCGTGGCGGTTGAAGATCCCTGTTTCCTGAGCAGCATCAGTACCCTGAGATACAGCCGCCTCCAGGCCGCGCCTGTGGCAATGGATGCGGAAGGTATGCAGATTGAGGCGCTTTCACGCCAGCTATCTGCAGGTGTACAGGCAGTGATCATCACGCCCCGAGCCCACAACCCAACCGGCTTTGGCCTCAGCGCTGGTCGGGCAGAAGGCATTCGTACATTGCTGGCAAGCTATCCTCAGGTTCTGGTGATAGTAGATGACCACTTTTCGCTGCTTTCAACACAGGATTATCACCACATTGTTCCGGCGAATTCCCGTAACTGGGTGCTTATCCGCTCAATGTCCAAGTTTCTTGGGCCAGATTTGCGTATGGCCTTTGTCGCGAGCGATGCGGAAACCTCACAGCGTTTACGCCAGCGCCTGAATGCCGGGACTAACTGGGTAAGTCACATTCTGCAGGATATGGCTGTGGGTCATATGCGTTCGCCAGACTTTCAGCAATCAATTCTAACCGCACGCGATCGTTATCTCGGGCAGCGGGAGCTGCTGGTCACTACGTTAAAAAAGCACGGTGTCACGGTGTCTGGCCATCACGATGGCCTGAACGTGTGGGTTCCGCTCGCCCGGCATAGCGCGACAACAGTTATGCAAATGGCGCAGAGGGGCTGGCTGGTTCGGGGCGGAGAAGGTTTTATCCTGGACAATGCCTGTTCTGGGGTGCGGATCACCATCTCTGATCTTGATGCACCGGAAACTGAATTAATCGCAAAATCCCTGGCCGGGATTCTGGCACAGCAGCGTCAGATTCAAGCCAAAAACATGGCCTGA
- a CDS encoding Gfo/Idh/MocA family oxidoreductase: MTDKKRFALIGCGFIGQVHAANLAAHPGVELAMVADTESARAKTLADRFHCQVGDVSDVINSDNIEAVLIASATPSHAGLLESAARAGKAVYCEKPIDLSLERANSVVENVLPLNARITVGFNRRFDSSHQQLKQQILQGTVGRPELIQMVCRASEMPPIGYLQSSGGQMRDQAIHFFDLLRWLTGDEVTSVGAMGAALALPAISEFGDVDTSVLIMQLQQGGLAQLDNTRRTGYGYDERISVMGEKGLVESGPQSPQGITLYQGGTLAKPGLYPDWFSRVQATYYHHLDAFVRYLRGEQVADLPGLLDGIQAQAIAEAAVKSLQTRTFCAVGLMK, encoded by the coding sequence ATGACAGATAAAAAACGTTTTGCCCTGATTGGCTGTGGATTTATCGGCCAGGTCCACGCTGCTAACCTGGCGGCACACCCCGGCGTTGAGCTGGCAATGGTGGCTGATACGGAGAGCGCCCGTGCTAAAACGCTGGCAGATCGCTTTCACTGCCAGGTGGGTGACGTCAGTGATGTTATCAACAGCGACAATATAGAGGCGGTGTTGATTGCCAGCGCCACCCCTTCACATGCCGGGCTACTGGAATCCGCAGCGAGGGCAGGGAAGGCCGTTTACTGCGAGAAACCGATCGATTTATCTCTTGAGCGGGCAAACAGCGTGGTTGAGAACGTGCTGCCACTGAATGCCCGCATCACCGTGGGTTTCAATCGTCGTTTTGACAGCAGTCATCAACAGCTTAAACAGCAGATCCTGCAGGGAACCGTGGGCCGTCCGGAGCTCATCCAGATGGTGTGCCGTGCTTCAGAAATGCCGCCGATCGGCTATCTGCAATCCTCGGGCGGGCAGATGCGTGACCAGGCAATTCACTTTTTCGATTTGCTGCGCTGGCTGACCGGCGACGAGGTGACATCCGTGGGCGCTATGGGAGCGGCGCTGGCACTGCCCGCCATCAGTGAATTCGGGGACGTGGACACCTCGGTGTTGATCATGCAGCTACAACAGGGAGGGTTGGCACAGCTGGATAATACGCGGCGTACCGGTTATGGCTATGACGAAAGAATTAGCGTGATGGGCGAAAAGGGGCTGGTGGAGTCCGGCCCACAGAGCCCGCAGGGGATAACGCTTTATCAGGGAGGCACTCTCGCAAAACCGGGGCTTTATCCTGACTGGTTCAGCCGTGTGCAGGCGACTTACTATCACCATCTGGATGCTTTTGTCCGTTATCTGAGGGGTGAGCAGGTAGCCGATTTGCCGGGCCTGCTGGACGGCATTCAGGCGCAGGCCATAGCGGAGGCAGCGGTAAAATCACTGCAAACCAGAACTTTCTGTGCTGTTGGCCTGATGAAGTAA